From Granulicella sp. WH15, the proteins below share one genomic window:
- a CDS encoding cupin domain-containing protein, whose product MMPRRVAALLTVLLCASGAARAQDPLQTLPNNYSVVFENSLVEVIRAHYAAHEKIPIHDHSSLATVFVYLSDSGQVRIDHAEPGEAPVSVVRPPTVKGAFRVNNGQAERHSIENLGDTDSDFLRVELKQVPLALKETFRGRAPQSLATSGSTMEFNNPELQVERIICAGPSPCAITPSDSPSLLIPFTPAQVAEGSSKHGTTLVPGKVLWLPATKSGTILPGSSSSGHFLRILLP is encoded by the coding sequence ATGATGCCTCGTCGAGTTGCTGCTCTTCTCACCGTACTTCTGTGCGCATCGGGTGCGGCACGCGCGCAGGACCCGCTCCAGACGCTGCCCAACAACTACAGCGTCGTCTTCGAGAACAGCCTGGTCGAGGTGATCCGCGCTCACTACGCCGCACACGAGAAGATCCCCATCCACGACCACTCCAGCCTGGCCACGGTCTTCGTCTACCTCAGCGACTCCGGCCAGGTTCGCATCGACCACGCCGAGCCGGGCGAGGCTCCGGTCTCGGTGGTGCGGCCGCCGACGGTCAAGGGTGCGTTCCGCGTCAACAACGGACAAGCCGAGCGCCACAGCATCGAGAACCTTGGCGATACCGACTCCGACTTTCTGCGCGTAGAGCTAAAGCAAGTGCCGCTGGCCCTTAAGGAGACCTTTCGCGGGCGCGCTCCGCAGAGCCTGGCCACCAGCGGTTCGACGATGGAGTTTAACAACCCCGAGTTGCAGGTGGAAAGAATCATCTGCGCGGGCCCGTCGCCCTGCGCCATCACTCCTTCGGACTCCCCTTCGCTGCTCATCCCCTTCACACCCGCGCAGGTAGCGGAGGGCTCATCGAAGCACGGCACCACACTCGTGCCTGGCAAGGTGCTCTGGCTCCCTGCCACGAAGTCCGGCACAATTCTTCCTGGCTCTTCCTCATCGGGGCACTTTCTGCGTATCCTTCTCCCATGA
- a CDS encoding polysaccharide deacetylase family protein, producing the protein MKKMLRRFSLLLSLALLATTLPVQAQQIAFTWDDLPAHSKLPLGDSRVEIGRKLMAAMKAEHMPPVYGFVNGIRTEEEPLSTPMLQGWRDAGLPLGNHTWSHLNLNQHTVEEWEAEVLKNEPLLKQYMAGQDWHWLRYPNLAEGNTPEKREAARKFLAEHGYKIAGVTMSFRDYAYNDPYARCVAKHDDAAIAQLEASYLAAADATIGYTRAMAKTLYGHDIPYVLLMHVGALDARMLPRLLKLYRSRGFSFVSLEDAEKDPFYKNDLDLSLPSVPDTLEEAMRARGLPVAAHPEATVDLNTICR; encoded by the coding sequence ATGAAAAAAATGCTCCGCCGCTTCTCCTTGTTGTTGAGCCTCGCCCTGTTGGCTACGACTCTGCCCGTGCAGGCACAGCAGATCGCCTTCACCTGGGACGACCTGCCCGCACACAGCAAGCTGCCGCTGGGGGATAGCCGCGTCGAGATCGGCAGAAAGCTGATGGCCGCTATGAAGGCCGAGCACATGCCGCCGGTCTATGGGTTCGTGAACGGCATCCGCACCGAGGAGGAGCCGCTCTCGACGCCGATGCTGCAAGGGTGGCGCGACGCCGGATTGCCGCTCGGCAACCACACGTGGTCGCACCTGAACCTGAACCAGCATACGGTCGAGGAGTGGGAGGCCGAGGTGCTGAAGAACGAGCCTCTGCTGAAGCAGTACATGGCTGGGCAGGACTGGCATTGGCTTCGCTACCCCAATCTGGCCGAGGGAAATACGCCCGAGAAGCGTGAGGCCGCACGTAAGTTTCTGGCTGAGCATGGATATAAGATCGCGGGCGTCACCATGAGCTTCCGCGACTACGCCTACAACGATCCATATGCGCGCTGCGTGGCGAAGCATGATGACGCGGCCATCGCGCAGCTCGAAGCGAGCTATCTTGCAGCCGCGGACGCCACCATCGGCTACACGCGCGCCATGGCGAAGACGCTGTACGGCCACGACATTCCCTATGTATTGCTGATGCACGTAGGCGCGCTCGATGCGCGGATGCTGCCGCGCCTGCTCAAGCTCTATCGCAGCCGGGGCTTCAGCTTCGTCAGTCTTGAAGATGCCGAGAAGGATCCGTTCTATAAGAACGACCTCGATCTCTCGTTACCTTCTGTGCCCGATACGCTGGAGGAGGCGATGCGGGCACGCGGCCTTCCTGTAGCCGCTCATCCGGAGGCCACCGTCGATCTCAACACCATCTGCCGCTGA
- a CDS encoding cupin domain-containing protein, translating into MRRWIGCTALGTMVFFAQAGLSAQEFKVQDAEPQRPVADYFSDAWLKEHVPQLLEKARTTEDGTAAIVLHRYPNNYMNLMVRIKTGVGEMHADWTDVLIALDGEANIITGGTLVDRKDSAGGESRGSRSEGGTDHIMHKGDVIHIMPGVAHWTVLPSGKNFVFFAVKIQTPREGVLPVSH; encoded by the coding sequence ATGCGACGCTGGATTGGGTGTACCGCACTGGGGACGATGGTCTTTTTTGCACAGGCAGGTCTTAGTGCGCAGGAGTTCAAAGTGCAGGACGCGGAGCCGCAGAGGCCCGTCGCCGATTACTTCTCAGATGCGTGGCTCAAGGAGCATGTTCCGCAACTGCTGGAGAAGGCCAGGACCACCGAGGACGGGACGGCGGCGATCGTGCTGCATCGCTATCCCAATAACTATATGAACCTGATGGTGCGGATAAAGACGGGCGTCGGCGAGATGCACGCCGACTGGACGGATGTGCTGATCGCGCTCGACGGCGAGGCGAACATCATAACGGGCGGCACGCTGGTGGACCGAAAGGACAGTGCCGGTGGCGAGTCGCGCGGAAGCCGTAGCGAGGGCGGCACCGACCACATCATGCACAAGGGCGACGTGATCCACATTATGCCGGGCGTGGCCCACTGGACGGTTCTGCCGTCGGGCAAGAACTTTGTCTTCTTCGCGGTAAAGATCCAGACACCGCGTGAGGGCGTGCTGCCGGTCAGCCACTAA
- a CDS encoding TonB-dependent receptor, whose protein sequence is MNKLFATAASFMALTLPYTFAQTAFAQAEMIQPAMIQTSCHGTTISGIVRDSTLAVIPGASLTLDGARNETSGSDGRFRFACVGDGPHRLAGAAQGFAAHEIALSTPHTALIELTLKPEEVDATVEVDGSDGISTDPLSTGTSQTISGSQLQALADDPDDLLSELNQLAAAAGGNPSNTTISVDGFQDSASLPPKSSIAYIKVNPDQFSAEYREPPFEGGRVEIYTKPGQKTFHGALFATNSSPWENSRDPFSTTKASLGKQRYGFELTGPVRKTGSDFAMNLEHRSIDNFAVVNAVTLDSAGNTVSTITNVPTPQRLWVGLARLDWQFGQKNTFIASYSANQNHLANLGVGGNALAEAGYDSEKYDHMIHLSNITTASARLMHEARLSLRWNGENDLPASSAPSVQVSGAFTAGGATIGAKQLHRFITELDDDAILTTKQHTLKFGTQFFVYDDHDKLPTNFNGAYTFGGGTAPVLDANNQPIPGQTETITGIEQYRRAQLGLSGGSATAYQNVVGTPTVNFTQVMDAVFLQDDWNAGHGLHISGGVRYFIQNNPVLLGSITPRFGVLWSPTKKGTWTLHAHVGTFAGRYGDTDVSTVRQQDGVQRISSTIYNPVFNNPFLGATPIHSIRRFASGLGNGTWAAENIGGTRALPHGWNLSADYYIGRFWNQGRSPNINSPLDGSPTGPRPGAANLNVLEMRSDGQGRVNATFAGIEQHTLKHAQFFFGAVRVALVDDTDDSELNSPQSSTSNAGELAPRSNQPVWNLFGNGTFTFPQKIQLSADFTAGGDAHYNITTGFDNNGDGNFNDRPQYAAPGTPGAIPTPFGLLTASGGIGVLRRNQGVMPWTFGLDTNLQRAFSLTRNAKADHPQTLTVNLRSANVLNHTNVTTVGGVLGSPLFGVPNAANPGRRVEAGVRYTF, encoded by the coding sequence ATGAATAAGCTCTTCGCCACCGCCGCGAGTTTTATGGCGCTTACGTTGCCGTACACCTTTGCCCAGACGGCCTTCGCCCAAGCAGAGATGATCCAGCCAGCCATGATCCAGACAAGCTGCCACGGCACCACGATCTCCGGCATCGTTCGCGACAGCACCCTCGCGGTCATCCCCGGCGCCAGCCTTACGCTGGACGGAGCCCGCAACGAGACCAGCGGCTCGGACGGCCGCTTCCGCTTCGCCTGCGTCGGCGACGGCCCCCATCGCCTCGCAGGAGCCGCGCAGGGCTTCGCCGCGCACGAGATCGCCCTATCCACGCCCCACACGGCGTTAATCGAGCTGACCCTGAAGCCCGAAGAGGTGGATGCCACCGTAGAGGTCGACGGCAGCGACGGAATCAGCACCGATCCCCTCTCCACCGGCACCTCCCAGACCATCTCCGGCTCGCAGCTACAGGCCCTGGCCGACGACCCCGACGACCTGCTCAGCGAGCTGAACCAGCTAGCGGCCGCGGCCGGTGGCAACCCCTCCAACACCACCATCTCGGTCGACGGCTTCCAGGACTCCGCCAGCCTGCCGCCCAAGAGCTCCATCGCCTACATCAAGGTCAACCCCGACCAGTTCTCGGCCGAGTACCGCGAGCCTCCCTTTGAGGGTGGGCGCGTCGAGATCTACACCAAGCCCGGCCAGAAGACCTTCCACGGCGCGCTCTTCGCCACCAACAGCAGCCCGTGGGAGAACTCGCGCGATCCCTTCTCCACCACCAAGGCCTCGCTGGGCAAGCAGCGCTACGGCTTCGAGCTTACCGGTCCCGTGCGCAAGACCGGCAGCGACTTCGCTATGAATCTGGAGCATCGCAGCATCGACAACTTCGCCGTCGTCAACGCCGTCACGCTCGATTCGGCGGGCAACACGGTCAGCACCATCACCAACGTGCCCACGCCGCAGCGGCTCTGGGTGGGACTGGCTCGGCTGGACTGGCAGTTTGGCCAGAAGAACACCTTCATCGCCAGCTACAGCGCCAACCAGAACCACCTCGCCAACCTGGGCGTGGGCGGCAACGCGTTGGCCGAGGCGGGTTACGACAGCGAGAAGTACGACCATATGATCCACCTCAGCAACATCACTACGGCCTCCGCTCGCCTGATGCACGAGGCAAGGCTGAGCCTGCGCTGGAACGGTGAGAACGATCTGCCCGCCTCCAGCGCGCCCTCGGTGCAGGTCTCGGGAGCATTTACGGCGGGCGGAGCCACCATCGGAGCCAAGCAGCTCCACCGCTTCATCACCGAGCTGGACGACGACGCCATCCTGACGACGAAGCAGCACACGCTCAAGTTCGGCACGCAGTTCTTCGTCTACGACGACCACGATAAGTTGCCCACTAACTTCAACGGCGCCTACACCTTCGGCGGCGGCACTGCGCCCGTGCTCGACGCGAACAACCAACCCATCCCCGGCCAGACCGAGACCATCACCGGCATCGAGCAGTATCGGCGCGCGCAGCTCGGCCTGTCCGGCGGTTCGGCCACGGCCTATCAAAATGTGGTGGGCACGCCCACGGTCAACTTCACCCAGGTCATGGACGCGGTCTTCCTGCAGGACGACTGGAACGCCGGCCACGGCCTCCACATCTCCGGCGGCGTCCGCTACTTCATCCAGAACAATCCCGTGCTCCTCGGCTCCATCACGCCTCGCTTCGGCGTGCTCTGGTCGCCCACCAAAAAGGGCACCTGGACGCTGCACGCGCACGTGGGCACGTTCGCCGGACGCTATGGTGACACAGATGTATCCACGGTGCGACAGCAGGACGGCGTCCAGCGCATCTCCAGCACCATCTACAACCCTGTCTTCAACAATCCCTTCCTGGGCGCGACGCCCATCCACAGCATTCGCCGGTTCGCCTCCGGTCTGGGCAACGGCACGTGGGCGGCGGAGAATATCGGCGGCACACGCGCGCTGCCCCACGGCTGGAACCTCTCGGCGGACTATTACATCGGCCGCTTCTGGAACCAGGGTCGCTCGCCCAATATCAACTCGCCGCTCGACGGCAGCCCCACCGGCCCGCGTCCGGGAGCGGCCAACCTGAACGTGCTGGAGATGCGGTCCGACGGCCAGGGCCGCGTCAATGCCACCTTCGCGGGCATCGAACAGCACACCCTGAAGCACGCGCAGTTCTTCTTCGGCGCGGTGCGCGTCGCGCTGGTCGACGACACGGACGACAGTGAACTGAACTCGCCGCAAAGCTCCACCAGCAACGCGGGAGAACTGGCTCCTCGCTCCAACCAGCCGGTCTGGAACCTCTTCGGCAACGGCACCTTCACCTTTCCGCAGAAGATCCAGCTCAGCGCCGACTTTACCGCCGGAGGCGATGCTCACTACAACATCACTACCGGCTTCGACAACAACGGCGATGGCAACTTCAACGATCGGCCGCAGTACGCCGCGCCCGGCACGCCCGGAGCCATCCCCACGCCCTTCGGATTGCTGACGGCATCGGGCGGCATCGGCGTCCTCCGGCGTAATCAGGGCGTCATGCCGTGGACCTTCGGGCTGGACACCAACCTGCAACGCGCCTTCTCGCTGACGCGCAACGCCAAGGCCGACCATCCGCAGACCCTCACGGTCAACCTCCGCTCGGCCAATGTGCTGAACCACACCAACGTCACCACGGTGGGTGGAGTACTGGGTTCTCCGCTCTTCGGAGTGCCCAACGCCGCCAACCCCGGACGCCGCGTGGAGGCCGGGGTGCGGTATACCTTCTAG
- the era gene encoding GTPase Era — protein sequence MAFRSGFVSIVGRPNAGKSTLLNALLGQKLAIVTHKPQTTRTRIHGVLEVPAKKGAHPAAQIVLVDTPGIHRPETHLDKRMMQEVHDALESRNAVLFIVDVTHRLPKQEGDQAKVTGRMALSKAEDDFTLQVLKGLDAECPVILLLNKIDQIPPAEIMPLIAHWSKLYDFAEVIPISAKKKINLELLLEKVVAQLPEAQRYFPKDQLTDQPERFLVAELIREKILMLTGEEVPYATAVVIEKYVEPPPRTRKPKPGDKLPVTSIAAAIYCERVGQKAILIGKQGSMLKEIGTAARKEIESLLGTRVFLELFVKVQDDWRSKPNFIEDLDWRRQLEQIAAKQASDELESPGPDEQQ from the coding sequence ATGGCATTTCGCTCTGGTTTCGTCTCAATCGTCGGTCGTCCCAACGCGGGCAAGTCAACCCTGCTCAACGCTCTGCTGGGTCAAAAGCTCGCTATCGTGACGCATAAGCCGCAGACGACGCGGACCCGCATCCACGGCGTGCTGGAAGTCCCGGCCAAAAAGGGCGCGCACCCTGCGGCGCAGATCGTGCTGGTCGATACGCCCGGAATCCACCGGCCCGAAACCCACCTCGACAAGCGCATGATGCAGGAGGTGCACGACGCGCTGGAGTCGCGCAACGCCGTGCTCTTCATCGTCGATGTGACCCACCGGCTGCCCAAACAGGAGGGCGACCAGGCCAAGGTCACCGGCCGCATGGCGCTCTCGAAGGCCGAGGATGACTTTACCTTGCAGGTGCTCAAGGGGCTGGATGCCGAGTGCCCGGTGATCCTGCTGCTCAACAAGATCGACCAGATTCCTCCGGCGGAGATCATGCCGCTGATCGCGCACTGGTCCAAGCTGTACGACTTTGCCGAGGTGATTCCCATCTCGGCGAAGAAGAAGATCAACCTGGAGCTGCTGCTCGAGAAGGTGGTGGCGCAGCTTCCCGAGGCCCAGCGATACTTCCCCAAGGACCAGTTGACCGACCAGCCGGAGCGGTTCCTGGTGGCGGAGCTGATCCGCGAGAAGATCCTGATGCTGACCGGCGAAGAGGTGCCTTACGCGACTGCGGTGGTGATCGAGAAGTACGTGGAGCCGCCTCCGCGCACGCGCAAGCCGAAGCCGGGCGACAAGCTGCCCGTGACCAGCATCGCAGCGGCGATCTACTGCGAGCGCGTGGGGCAGAAGGCGATCCTGATCGGCAAGCAGGGCAGTATGTTGAAGGAGATCGGCACGGCGGCGCGCAAGGAGATCGAGTCGCTGCTGGGCACGCGGGTTTTTCTGGAGCTGTTCGTGAAGGTGCAGGACGACTGGCGTTCGAAGCCGAACTTCATCGAGGATCTGGACTGGCGGCGGCAGCTTGAGCAGATCGCGGCGAAGCAGGCGAGCGATGAGCTGGAGTCTCCGGGACCGGACGAGCAGCAGTAA
- a CDS encoding hemolysin family protein, which produces MSASALEPLWIVLLLAILSLAAYIDRVYSEMGKFLSREYQDNIDAWEELVEPRIGLSRESVSLSASVLRQLSLAAVALFFGLRAYGQAPGWVQIATTAFELVLMIVIFDRLIPQVLFTRTRGVWIASIRFLLQALLYLILPITLLLSLLLSITALAEPEDTSEEEHPSEAMDALLEAGEEEGILEESDRELVRSVVEFGDKVVREVMTPRPEIFAVPATLTLREFTAEISEVAYSRVPVYRESLDDITGIAFAHDLLHISDDEAETRTVAQIQRPAAFVPETKMVAELLREMQSEKQHMRIVIDEYGGVAGIVTIEDLIEAIIGNIADEHDETEEDDSPVREPSGSYVVSGSFELSRLRELFADQVAHPTDELPDAVGTEDYDDLNLGEAESTDEPEPPLRLPEHYESTTLGGLVSELAGHIPLPGEVIEEDGLRLEVLASTDRRIDRIRVSLAAPSDED; this is translated from the coding sequence ATGAGCGCGTCTGCTTTAGAACCCCTTTGGATCGTGCTGCTGCTGGCGATCCTCTCGCTGGCCGCATATATCGACCGCGTTTACTCGGAGATGGGCAAGTTCCTCTCGCGCGAGTATCAGGACAACATCGACGCGTGGGAGGAGCTGGTAGAGCCTCGGATCGGGCTTAGCCGCGAGTCGGTGTCGCTCTCGGCTTCGGTGCTGCGTCAGCTCTCGCTGGCGGCGGTGGCGCTGTTTTTTGGGCTACGGGCCTACGGGCAGGCTCCGGGCTGGGTGCAGATCGCCACGACGGCCTTCGAACTGGTGCTGATGATCGTGATCTTCGACCGGCTGATCCCGCAGGTGCTCTTTACGCGGACACGCGGCGTGTGGATCGCGAGCATCCGCTTCTTGTTGCAGGCTCTGCTTTACCTGATCCTGCCCATCACGCTGCTGCTGAGCCTGCTGCTCTCGATCACGGCTCTGGCCGAGCCGGAGGATACGAGCGAGGAGGAGCACCCGTCCGAGGCGATGGACGCGCTGCTCGAGGCGGGCGAAGAAGAAGGAATCCTTGAAGAGTCGGACCGCGAGCTGGTGCGGTCGGTGGTGGAGTTCGGCGACAAGGTGGTGCGCGAGGTGATGACGCCGCGGCCGGAGATCTTTGCTGTGCCCGCGACGCTGACGCTGCGAGAGTTTACCGCCGAGATCAGCGAGGTGGCCTACTCGCGCGTGCCCGTCTACCGCGAGTCGCTCGACGACATCACCGGCATCGCCTTCGCGCACGACCTGCTGCACATCTCCGACGATGAGGCCGAGACGCGCACGGTCGCGCAGATCCAGCGTCCGGCGGCGTTCGTGCCCGAGACCAAGATGGTGGCCGAGCTGCTGCGCGAGATGCAGAGCGAAAAGCAGCACATGCGCATCGTGATCGACGAGTACGGCGGCGTGGCTGGGATCGTCACCATCGAGGATCTGATCGAGGCCATCATCGGCAACATCGCGGACGAGCATGACGAGACCGAGGAGGACGACTCGCCGGTGCGCGAGCCGAGCGGCTCCTACGTGGTCAGCGGCAGCTTCGAGCTTTCCCGGCTGCGCGAGCTTTTTGCCGATCAGGTGGCGCACCCCACCGACGAGCTGCCCGACGCGGTGGGCACCGAGGACTACGACGACCTGAACCTGGGTGAGGCCGAGTCCACCGACGAGCCCGAGCCGCCGCTGCGGCTACCCGAGCACTACGAATCGACGACGCTGGGCGGACTGGTCTCGGAGTTGGCGGGGCATATTCCGCTGCCGGGCGAGGTGATCGAAGAGGACGGCCTGCGGCTGGAGGTGCTGGCCAGCACCGACCGGCGGATCGACCGGATTCGGGTGAGTTTGGCCGCGCCGAGCGACGAAGACTAA
- the ybeY gene encoding rRNA maturation RNase YbeY, with protein MITIEPPSSPLPELPTLSKSALSRFLNRARKAVGLEGEVEVLLTSDAELKRLNKSFRGKNKATDVLSFPTPPEIAAQHAGDLAVSLETAARQAAQYGHSLADELKILLLHGLLHLDGEDHETDSGEMAEREAELRSELKMKVGLIQRVTR; from the coding sequence ATGATTACCATCGAACCCCCAAGTAGCCCCCTCCCCGAGCTTCCGACTCTCAGCAAGTCCGCCTTATCGCGCTTCCTGAACCGCGCCCGCAAGGCTGTCGGTCTCGAAGGCGAGGTCGAGGTGCTGCTGACCTCGGATGCTGAGCTGAAGCGTCTGAACAAGTCCTTTCGGGGCAAGAACAAGGCCACCGATGTACTCTCGTTTCCCACGCCGCCGGAGATCGCGGCTCAGCACGCGGGCGACCTCGCCGTGTCGCTGGAGACGGCTGCGCGGCAGGCGGCGCAGTATGGCCACAGCCTCGCGGACGAGCTGAAGATCCTGCTGCTGCACGGTTTGCTGCACCTCGACGGCGAGGACCATGAGACCGACTCCGGCGAGATGGCCGAGCGCGAGGCCGAGCTGCGTAGCGAGTTAAAAATGAAGGTGGGGCTGATCCAGAGGGTGACGCGATGA
- a CDS encoding PhoH family protein yields MTKKALDITAGIETLYGNHDENLRLLEDSLGIQIDLRSDAIYLTGPEEQVQRAAQVFADYDGLRRGGVTLQNGELHAMLKLVMADPAVTLRGLVDAGKQRSAGVKRMVQPRSANQKKYVEAIETSDMTFGLGPAGTGKTYLAVAMAVSALMAKKVSRIILVRPAVEAGERLGFLPGSLQEKVDPYLRPLYDALYDLLDQEKVDKLLERHVIEIAPLAFMRGRTLSDAFIIMDEAQNTTNEQMKMFVTRLGNNSKAVITGDLTQIDLPNPKKSGLLEALHVLDGVEGIKFCHFEDVDVVRHQLVQRIVRAYDSYGRAQQQNLPLGIGETSLPDAAVAASKPPQPMSKPQ; encoded by the coding sequence TTGACAAAAAAAGCCCTCGATATCACCGCAGGCATTGAAACGCTGTACGGAAACCACGACGAAAATCTCCGGCTGCTCGAAGACTCGCTCGGCATCCAGATCGATCTCCGGTCGGATGCGATCTACCTGACCGGTCCCGAGGAGCAGGTGCAGCGCGCCGCCCAGGTTTTCGCCGACTACGACGGCCTCCGACGCGGCGGCGTGACCCTGCAAAACGGCGAACTGCACGCCATGCTGAAGCTGGTGATGGCCGACCCGGCCGTAACCCTGCGCGGGCTGGTCGACGCGGGCAAGCAGCGCTCGGCGGGAGTGAAGCGGATGGTGCAGCCGCGCTCCGCGAACCAGAAAAAGTACGTCGAGGCCATCGAGACCTCGGATATGACCTTCGGGCTTGGCCCCGCCGGTACGGGCAAGACGTACCTGGCTGTGGCGATGGCCGTCTCGGCCCTGATGGCGAAGAAGGTCTCGCGCATCATCCTGGTGCGTCCGGCGGTCGAGGCGGGCGAGCGGCTCGGGTTTCTCCCGGGCTCGCTGCAAGAGAAGGTGGACCCCTACCTGCGGCCTTTGTACGACGCCCTCTACGACCTGCTCGACCAGGAGAAGGTCGACAAGCTGCTGGAGCGGCATGTCATCGAGATCGCGCCGTTGGCCTTCATGCGCGGGCGCACGCTGTCCGACGCCTTCATCATCATGGACGAGGCGCAGAACACCACCAACGAGCAGATGAAGATGTTCGTGACGCGTCTTGGCAACAATTCGAAGGCCGTCATCACCGGCGACCTGACCCAGATCGACCTGCCCAATCCGAAGAAGTCGGGGCTGTTGGAGGCGCTGCACGTGCTCGACGGGGTGGAGGGGATTAAGTTTTGCCACTTCGAAGACGTGGACGTCGTGCGGCATCAGCTCGTTCAGCGTATCGTGCGGGCATACGACAGCTACGGACGCGCTCAGCAGCAGAATCTGCCGCTGGGAATCGGCGAGACCAGCCTGCCGGATGCGGCGGTTGCGGCCTCGAAGCCGCCCCAACCCATGTCGAAGCCACAGTAA
- a CDS encoding nitrilase-related carbon-nitrogen hydrolase, with protein sequence MFKAAVAQVGSVLFDTVATLGRVERMCREAAAGGTKLLVLPEALLGGYPKGLTFGAVVGSRTDAGREQFRRYSAAAIAVPGPETEQLASWAAELDLHIVVGVIERGGGTLYCTSLVFTPSQGLAAKHRKLMPTGTERLIWGLGDGTTMQAVDTELGRIGVAICWENYMPMYRQYLYDQGVQLWCAPTVDSREIWQASMRHIAYEGRCFVLSACQKLTIEDWQEDLQAEGGEIDGRSLIVSPQGQVIGGPLTGEGLVFADIDLDEIPRGKFDLDVAGHYSRPDVFTLTAKT encoded by the coding sequence ATGTTCAAGGCAGCGGTGGCGCAGGTAGGGAGCGTGCTGTTCGATACGGTGGCGACGCTCGGGCGGGTGGAACGGATGTGCCGCGAGGCCGCCGCAGGCGGGACCAAGCTGCTGGTGCTGCCCGAGGCGCTCCTCGGCGGCTACCCCAAGGGGCTGACCTTCGGAGCGGTGGTGGGGAGCCGGACCGACGCCGGGCGCGAGCAGTTTCGGCGGTACTCGGCTGCGGCCATCGCCGTTCCCGGCCCGGAGACGGAACAGCTCGCGTCCTGGGCGGCGGAGCTGGACCTCCACATCGTCGTCGGCGTGATCGAGCGCGGCGGCGGCACGCTCTACTGCACCTCGCTGGTCTTCACTCCGAGCCAGGGGCTCGCCGCCAAGCACCGCAAGCTGATGCCGACCGGCACCGAGCGGCTGATCTGGGGCCTCGGCGACGGGACGACCATGCAGGCAGTGGATACCGAGCTGGGCCGGATCGGCGTGGCCATCTGCTGGGAGAACTACATGCCAATGTATCGGCAGTACCTCTACGACCAGGGTGTGCAGCTCTGGTGCGCCCCCACGGTCGACTCGCGCGAGATCTGGCAGGCCAGCATGAGGCACATCGCCTACGAAGGCCGGTGTTTTGTGCTGAGCGCCTGCCAGAAACTGACCATAGAGGACTGGCAGGAGGATTTGCAGGCCGAGGGCGGCGAGATCGACGGACGCAGCCTGATCGTCTCCCCGCAGGGGCAGGTCATCGGCGGGCCGCTGACGGGAGAGGGGCTGGTCTTTGCGGATATTGACCTCGATGAGATTCCGCGAGGGAAGTTCGATCTGGACGTGGCCGGGCACTACAGTCGTCCGGATGTTTTTACTCTGACGGCAAAGACTTAA
- the rpsT gene encoding 30S ribosomal protein S20: MANHVSSLKRVRQTLTKTAANRANKSKLRGTLRTLREAIAAGNTADLMKVYSTTASLLDKSVQKGVLHKNTASRYKSRLNARVKAAVLAKKAA, encoded by the coding sequence ATGGCAAATCATGTTTCGTCGTTGAAGCGCGTCCGTCAGACCCTCACCAAGACTGCCGCTAACCGCGCCAATAAGAGCAAGCTCCGCGGCACCCTGCGCACCCTGCGCGAGGCCATCGCCGCCGGCAACACGGCAGACCTGATGAAGGTGTACAGCACCACTGCCTCGCTGCTCGACAAGAGCGTGCAGAAGGGCGTGCTGCACAAGAACACCGCGAGCCGCTACAAGAGCCGCCTGAACGCGCGCGTCAAGGCTGCGGTCCTGGCCAAGAAGGCCGCCTAA